In Oncorhynchus clarkii lewisi isolate Uvic-CL-2024 unplaced genomic scaffold, UVic_Ocla_1.0 unplaced_contig_8835_pilon_pilon, whole genome shotgun sequence, one DNA window encodes the following:
- the LOC139399513 gene encoding DDB1- and CUL4-associated factor 6-like isoform X5 gives MPCTNNLIWDIRKRTIGSNKINNFTRSNYLGREEFVQRLKLEATLDVHEGSVNTICWNDTGEYILSGSDDDKLVITNPYSRKVKASITSWHRSNIFSAKFLPQTNDRMIVSAAADGKIFLTNVERGSNMDPVLQYHCHNGAAYEILTVPSDPHSFLSCGEDGTIRWFDVRVSPGCWQTNCKKDILIDCRRAVTSIAISPVESFYLATGCSDSSVRIYDRRMLGTIATGFQTGSGVAGMCARFVPRHLLNKSCRVTSLAYSRDGREVLASYASDYLYLFDPKDDKGRELKGPSQDNKQKETQQKRLRLRGDWSDTGPLSRPESERERDGESRPGVSLMQRMSDMLSRWFEDASEAQNNRGARPQPRPRVDPAAAPQGSGLHQEAVVLGNPAPSQPTSTASFSSSMESPRSRRSGMGTGSLQPSPGEPVLSLTYSDQGEPPRIRSPEQVSDTRQISSLSQSEVEGVGEEPTPQPPGEWMQRFNLRGSELGERVLRHVVYPSERRSAAARIQEIFRRRKEKKELADCETRRIGTPSVEKVYKGHRNSRTMTNQCCFWGDQFVLSGSDCGHIFIWDRETGEHLMLLEADQHVINCLQPHPYEPLLATSGIDSNIKIWSPMEESPSFNRVLAEEVTFRNELMLEETRNTITVPASFMLRMLAQLNHSITAESEDNEEDE, from the exons ATGCCCTGTACCAACAATCTCATTTGGGATATTAGGAAACGCACCATCGGTTCCAACAAAATAAACAACTTTACAAGGAGTAACTACTTAG GAAGAGAAGAGTTTGTTCAAAGGTTGAAACTTGAAGCCACTCTTGATGTACATGAGGGCTCT GTCAATACGATATGCTGGAACGACACAGGAGAATACATCTTATCTGGATCAGACGATGACAAACTGGTCATCACAAACCCATATAGCCGGAAA GTCAAGGCATCCATTACATCATGGCATCGATCCAATATCTTCAGTGCCAAGTTCCTGCCCCAAACCAACGACAGAATGATCGTGTCTGCAGCAGCCGACGGCAAGATCTTCCTCACCAACGTAGAGAGGGGTTCCAACATGGACCCTGTGTTGCAGTACCACTGTCATAACGGTGCCGCCTACGAG ATATTGACGGTACCTAGTGACCCTCATTCTTTCCTGTCCTGTGGAGAGGATGGAACAATCCGGTGGTTTGATGTCCGAGTTTCTCCTGGCTGCTGGCAAACTAACTGTAAAAAG GACATCCTGATTGACTGTCGGCGAGCAGTAACATCCATAGCCATATCCCCTGTGGAATCCTTCTATCTGGCTACTGGCTGCTCTGACAGCTCAGTCCGTATCTATGACAGGAGAATGCTGGGTACCATAGCAACAG GTTTCCAGACAGGAAGCGGGGTGGCAGGAATGTGTGCGAGGTTTGTACCGAGGCACCTGCTCAACAAGTCATGTCGCGTAACCTCATTGGCCTACAGTAGGGACGGCAGGGAGGTGCTAGCCAGCTATGCCTCAGACTATCTCTACCTGTTTGACCCTAAAGATGACAAGGGACGCGAGCTGAAGGGACCGTCACAGGATAATAAG CAGAAGGAGACTCAGCAGAAGCGTCTGCGTCTGAGAGGAGACTGGTCAGACACTGGACCCCTGTCACggccagagagcgagagggagagggacg GAGAGTCCAGGCCTGGAGTGTCTCTGATGCAGAGGATGTCAGACATGTTGTCACGCTGGTTTGAGGACGCCAGCGAGGCCCAGAACAACAGAGGAGCCCGTCCACAGCCACGACCCAGGGTAGACCCTGCAGCAGCTCCACAAGGTAGTGGGCTTCACCAGGAGGCTGTGGTGCTAGGGAATCCAGCCCCGTCTCAACCAACATCAACAGCCAGCTTCTCCTCCTCCATGGAGAGCCCGAGGAGCCGTAGGAGTGGCATGGGGACAGGAAGTCTCCAACCATCTCCTGGGGAACCAGTCCTGAGTCTGACATA CAGCGACCAGGGGGAACCCCCGCGGATCAGGAGCCCAGAGCAGGTGTCCGACACCAGGCAGATCTCATCCCTCAGCCAGTCGGAGGTGGAGGGCGTGGGAGAGGAGCCCACACCACAGCCCCCTGGGGAATGGATGCAAAG ATTTAATTTGAGAGGATCAGAATTAGGGGAAAGAGTACTCAG ACATGTTGTATATCCTTCCGAAAGGCGCTCTGCTGCTGCGCGGATCCAGGAGATTTTTCGGCGGCGGAAAGAGAAGAAGGAGTTGGCGGATTGCGAGACCCGCCGTATCGGGACGCCCTCAGTAGAAAAGGTCTACAAGGGCCACCGTAATTCCAGGactatg aCCAATCAGTGTTGTTTCTGGGGTGACCAGTTTGTGCTGAGCGGCTCAGACTGTGGTCATATCTTcatctgggacagagagacaggggaacaCCTAATGCTGCTGGAGGCAGACCAGCATGTTATCAACTGTCTGCAGCCACACCCCTACGAACCAC TGTTAGCCACATCAGGGATAGATTCCAACATCAAGATCTGGTCACCGATGGAGGAATCCCCATCATTCAACAGAGTACTCGCTGAAGAG GTGACCTTCCGTAATGAACTGATGCTGGAGGAGACCAGGAACACCATCACTGTACCTGCCTCATTCATGCTGAGGATGCTGGCCCAACTCAACCACTCCATCACAGCAG AGTCTGAGGACAATGAGGAAGACGAGTAG
- the LOC139399513 gene encoding DDB1- and CUL4-associated factor 6-like isoform X7: MIVSAAADGKIFLTNVERGSNMDPVLQYHCHNGAAYEILTVPSDPHSFLSCGEDGTIRWFDVRVSPGCWQTNCKKDILIDCRRAVTSIAISPVESFYLATGCSDSSVRIYDRRMLGTIATGFQTGSGVAGMCARFVPRHLLNKSCRVTSLAYSRDGREVLASYASDYLYLFDPKDDKGRELKGPSQDNKQKETQQKRLRLRGDWSDTGPLSRPESERERDGESRPGVSLMQRMSDMLSRWFEDASEAQNNRGARPQPRPRVDPAAAPQGSGLHQEAVVLGNPAPSQPTSTASFSSSMESPRSRRSGMGTGSLQPSPGEPVLSLTYSDQGTTSSTIQLDFSSGGASDQGEPPRIRSPEQVSDTRQISSLSQSEVEGVGEEPTPQPPGEWMQRFNLRGSELGERVLRHVVYPSERRSAAARIQEIFRRRKEKKELADCETRRIGTPSVEKVYKGHRNSRTMTNQCCFWGDQFVLSGSDCGHIFIWDRETGEHLMLLEADQHVINCLQPHPYEPLLATSGIDSNIKIWSPMEESPSFNRVLAEEVTFRNELMLEETRNTITVPASFMLRMLAQLNHSITAESEDNEEDE, encoded by the exons ATGATCGTGTCTGCAGCAGCCGACGGCAAGATCTTCCTCACCAACGTAGAGAGGGGTTCCAACATGGACCCTGTGTTGCAGTACCACTGTCATAACGGTGCCGCCTACGAG ATATTGACGGTACCTAGTGACCCTCATTCTTTCCTGTCCTGTGGAGAGGATGGAACAATCCGGTGGTTTGATGTCCGAGTTTCTCCTGGCTGCTGGCAAACTAACTGTAAAAAG GACATCCTGATTGACTGTCGGCGAGCAGTAACATCCATAGCCATATCCCCTGTGGAATCCTTCTATCTGGCTACTGGCTGCTCTGACAGCTCAGTCCGTATCTATGACAGGAGAATGCTGGGTACCATAGCAACAG GTTTCCAGACAGGAAGCGGGGTGGCAGGAATGTGTGCGAGGTTTGTACCGAGGCACCTGCTCAACAAGTCATGTCGCGTAACCTCATTGGCCTACAGTAGGGACGGCAGGGAGGTGCTAGCCAGCTATGCCTCAGACTATCTCTACCTGTTTGACCCTAAAGATGACAAGGGACGCGAGCTGAAGGGACCGTCACAGGATAATAAG CAGAAGGAGACTCAGCAGAAGCGTCTGCGTCTGAGAGGAGACTGGTCAGACACTGGACCCCTGTCACggccagagagcgagagggagagggacg GAGAGTCCAGGCCTGGAGTGTCTCTGATGCAGAGGATGTCAGACATGTTGTCACGCTGGTTTGAGGACGCCAGCGAGGCCCAGAACAACAGAGGAGCCCGTCCACAGCCACGACCCAGGGTAGACCCTGCAGCAGCTCCACAAGGTAGTGGGCTTCACCAGGAGGCTGTGGTGCTAGGGAATCCAGCCCCGTCTCAACCAACATCAACAGCCAGCTTCTCCTCCTCCATGGAGAGCCCGAGGAGCCGTAGGAGTGGCATGGGGACAGGAAGTCTCCAACCATCTCCTGGGGAACCAGTCCTGAGTCTGACATACAGCGACCAGGGCACCACCAGCAGCACCATCCAACTGGACTTCTCCAGCGGTGGCGCCAGCGACCAGGGGGAACCCCCGCGGATCAGGAGCCCAGAGCAGGTGTCCGACACCAGGCAGATCTCATCCCTCAGCCAGTCGGAGGTGGAGGGCGTGGGAGAGGAGCCCACACCACAGCCCCCTGGGGAATGGATGCAAAG ATTTAATTTGAGAGGATCAGAATTAGGGGAAAGAGTACTCAG ACATGTTGTATATCCTTCCGAAAGGCGCTCTGCTGCTGCGCGGATCCAGGAGATTTTTCGGCGGCGGAAAGAGAAGAAGGAGTTGGCGGATTGCGAGACCCGCCGTATCGGGACGCCCTCAGTAGAAAAGGTCTACAAGGGCCACCGTAATTCCAGGactatg aCCAATCAGTGTTGTTTCTGGGGTGACCAGTTTGTGCTGAGCGGCTCAGACTGTGGTCATATCTTcatctgggacagagagacaggggaacaCCTAATGCTGCTGGAGGCAGACCAGCATGTTATCAACTGTCTGCAGCCACACCCCTACGAACCAC TGTTAGCCACATCAGGGATAGATTCCAACATCAAGATCTGGTCACCGATGGAGGAATCCCCATCATTCAACAGAGTACTCGCTGAAGAG GTGACCTTCCGTAATGAACTGATGCTGGAGGAGACCAGGAACACCATCACTGTACCTGCCTCATTCATGCTGAGGATGCTGGCCCAACTCAACCACTCCATCACAGCAG AGTCTGAGGACAATGAGGAAGACGAGTAG